In a genomic window of uncultured Flavobacterium sp.:
- a CDS encoding four helix bundle protein produces the protein MEYSELGVWMEARKLVNLLYESSKLFPKEELFGLTNQMRRAAISIPSNIAEGCGRQTSKDTIHFLHISRGSLYELETQYYLALDQNYIDKNNFNIAFEQIQTCKKLLNGFINYYKKLI, from the coding sequence ATGGAATACAGTGAATTGGGAGTTTGGATGGAAGCTAGAAAATTAGTGAATTTACTATATGAGTCATCTAAATTATTTCCCAAAGAAGAATTATTTGGCTTGACGAATCAAATGAGAAGAGCAGCAATATCAATTCCTTCAAATATAGCGGAAGGTTGCGGACGTCAAACATCTAAAGATACGATACATTTTCTTCATATTTCAAGAGGATCATTATATGAATTAGAAACACAATATTATTTAGCACTTGATCAAAATTACATAGATAAAAATAATTTCAATATTGCTTTTGAACAGATTCAAACATGTAAAAAACTATTGAATGGGTTTATTAACTATTATAAAAAATTAATATAG
- the metF gene encoding methylenetetrahydrofolate reductase [NAD(P)H], whose translation MKVTEHIENAKGNTLFSFELIPPQKGKSIQELYDNIDPLMEFKPPFIDVTTSREEYIYIDKGNGLLDKKLTRMRPGTLGICASIKHKYNVDTVPHLLCGGFTQEETEYMLVDCQYLGINNVMALRGDAMKDEQSFVPKVGGNKFAIDLVRQINDLNCGKYLHEVMDADNKADFCIGVAGYPEKHLESPSLQSDLKRLKEKVDAGADYVVTQMFFDNAKYFKFVEKAREMGITIPIIPGIKPIAVQRHLQILPQIFRIDLPEDLIDAVDKCKNNAEIKQVGIEWAIQQSLELKAAGVPVLHYYSMGKSENIRQIASQIF comes from the coding sequence ATGAAAGTAACAGAACATATAGAAAACGCCAAAGGAAATACATTATTCTCATTTGAACTTATTCCGCCTCAAAAAGGGAAAAGTATTCAGGAATTATACGATAATATTGATCCTTTAATGGAGTTTAAACCACCTTTTATTGATGTAACTACTTCGCGTGAAGAGTATATTTATATTGATAAAGGCAACGGACTTTTAGACAAAAAATTGACTCGTATGCGTCCGGGAACGCTTGGAATTTGCGCTTCTATAAAACATAAATACAATGTTGATACTGTACCACATTTGCTTTGTGGCGGTTTCACACAGGAAGAAACAGAATACATGCTTGTAGATTGTCAGTATTTGGGAATCAATAATGTAATGGCGCTTCGTGGCGATGCAATGAAAGACGAACAATCTTTTGTGCCAAAAGTTGGCGGTAACAAGTTTGCTATTGATTTGGTTCGACAAATCAACGATTTAAATTGTGGTAAATATCTACATGAAGTGATGGATGCCGATAACAAAGCTGATTTTTGTATTGGCGTTGCCGGTTATCCGGAGAAACATTTAGAATCTCCATCTTTACAATCAGACTTAAAAAGACTGAAAGAAAAAGTAGATGCCGGAGCAGATTATGTTGTTACACAAATGTTTTTTGACAATGCTAAATATTTTAAATTTGTAGAAAAAGCAAGAGAAATGGGAATCACAATTCCTATTATTCCGGGAATTAAACCAATTGCAGTTCAAAGACATTTGCAAATTTTACCACAAATCTTCCGAATTGATTTACCAGAAGATTTAATCGATGCAGTAGATAAATGCAAGAATAATGCAGAAATCAAACAAGTAGGAATCGAATGGGCAATTCAGCAATCATTGGAATTAAAAGCTGCAGGAGTTCCGGTTTTACATTATTATTCAATGGGGAAATCTGAGAATATTCGCCAAATCGCAAGTCAGATTTTTTAA
- a CDS encoding class I SAM-dependent methyltransferase: MKQEELQAIASQLKHPTGEKGIEMANMMHETNINMTRHSIQNLHITEGNTILELGHGNAGHVDFIFEQADNLKYYGLEMSELMFQEARQINRNFVSQKQAFFSLYDGNLIPFSDHSFDKIFTVNTIYFWQEPDKLLSEIYRVLQPKGIFCITFAEESFMKQLPFTQFEFELYSTEKAKKLIENTAFKIINTETLTEKVKSKTGELVDRAFTTLVLEK; the protein is encoded by the coding sequence ATGAAACAAGAAGAATTACAAGCAATAGCTTCTCAATTAAAGCATCCAACTGGAGAAAAAGGAATAGAAATGGCAAATATGATGCATGAAACAAACATCAATATGACGCGCCACTCGATTCAGAATCTACATATAACTGAAGGAAATACAATTCTGGAATTAGGTCACGGAAATGCAGGTCATGTCGATTTTATATTCGAACAAGCTGATAATCTGAAATATTACGGACTTGAAATGTCTGAATTGATGTTTCAGGAAGCACGCCAGATCAACAGGAATTTTGTCTCTCAGAAACAAGCTTTTTTTTCACTTTACGATGGAAATCTAATTCCGTTTTCAGACCATTCTTTCGATAAAATATTTACTGTAAATACAATCTATTTTTGGCAGGAACCTGATAAATTGCTTTCAGAAATTTATAGAGTTTTACAGCCAAAAGGAATTTTCTGTATCACTTTTGCCGAAGAAAGTTTTATGAAGCAACTTCCTTTTACTCAATTTGAATTTGAACTTTACAGCACTGAAAAAGCTAAAAAACTGATTGAGAACACTGCTTTCAAAATCATAAATACGGAAACTTTAACCGAAAAAGTAAAAAGCAAAACAGGAGAATTGGTCGACAGAGCTTTTACTACTTTGGTTTTGGAAAAATAA
- a CDS encoding dicarboxylate/amino acid:cation symporter: protein MEVKKINFLKSYSSVLLLLGGITLGSIFGLVFKEKVAVIKPIGDIFLNLLFTAIIPLVFFTITSSIANLEKTEKLGRLFVIMIAVFLGTLLISAIVMIIAVSLFPIHENIIITKIPLENIKSGSVGDQIAQLLTTNDFYELLSRKSMLALIIFSFLIGFATLQSGEKGNAFKSFLDSGNEVMKQLLTMIMKLAPIGLGAYFAYQVSYYGPQLFGVYAKPLGVYYAACVFYFFVFFSLYALLAGGKRAFVVFWSNNITPSLTAIGTCSSIATIPANLVAAEKMGIPKHVRNLVIPLGAPLHKDGSSMSSILKITFLFAMFGKDFTSPSTILLALGITIIVSIVEGGIPNGGYIGEVLAITVYGLPMEQALPVAMILGTLVDPIATLLNANGDVICSMMVSRFSEKTKW, encoded by the coding sequence ATGGAGGTTAAAAAAATCAATTTTCTAAAAAGCTACAGCAGTGTATTGTTGCTTTTGGGCGGTATTACACTCGGCAGTATTTTTGGGTTAGTTTTTAAAGAAAAAGTTGCTGTCATAAAACCTATTGGAGATATATTCTTAAACTTGCTTTTCACGGCAATTATTCCGCTTGTTTTCTTTACAATAACGTCCTCTATCGCCAATCTGGAAAAAACAGAAAAGCTGGGAAGATTATTTGTTATAATGATTGCCGTTTTTTTAGGAACACTTCTTATTTCGGCTATTGTTATGATTATCGCCGTTTCTCTTTTTCCTATTCATGAGAACATTATAATTACTAAAATTCCGCTTGAGAATATTAAATCCGGAAGTGTTGGTGATCAAATAGCGCAATTGCTTACGACAAATGATTTTTATGAATTGTTGTCTCGAAAAAGTATGTTGGCACTTATTATCTTTTCTTTTTTAATAGGATTTGCAACTTTGCAGTCAGGAGAAAAAGGAAATGCTTTCAAAAGTTTTCTGGACTCCGGAAACGAAGTTATGAAACAGCTTTTGACTATGATTATGAAATTAGCGCCAATAGGTTTAGGAGCTTATTTCGCTTATCAGGTTAGTTATTACGGTCCGCAATTATTTGGAGTTTACGCAAAACCATTAGGAGTTTATTATGCAGCTTGTGTGTTTTATTTCTTTGTGTTTTTTAGTTTATATGCTTTATTGGCTGGAGGAAAAAGAGCTTTTGTAGTTTTTTGGAGCAATAATATCACGCCTTCATTAACGGCAATTGGAACTTGCAGCAGTATTGCAACGATTCCGGCAAATTTGGTCGCAGCCGAAAAAATGGGAATCCCAAAACATGTTCGGAATTTAGTTATTCCGCTTGGAGCACCTTTGCATAAAGACGGATCTAGTATGTCGTCGATCTTAAAAATAACTTTTCTTTTTGCCATGTTTGGAAAAGATTTTACTTCACCGTCAACCATACTTTTGGCATTAGGAATTACGATAATCGTATCAATTGTCGAAGGCGGAATCCCAAACGGAGGTTATATAGGAGAAGTTTTAGCCATTACCGTTTATGGTTTACCAATGGAACAAGCTTTGCCGGTTGCCATGATTCTAGGAACTCTTGTTGATCCAATCGCAACTTTATTAAATGCGAATGGCGATGTGATTTGTTCTATGATGGTCTCGCGATTCTCTGAAAAAACAAAGTGGTAA
- a CDS encoding pyridoxal-dependent decarboxylase has product MNAVLQHDLDDIENILNQAKQQGIDFLNNLENIPTSKKESIDPTRDLNESGLGSLATLEEFKERLAPLMVASPGPRYLGFVTGGSTPASLAGDWLSSVYDQNTQSIKAQGGNSALIEFETIHLLLQLLRLPDSFLGGFVTGATMSNFTCLGVARQWFGNQLGKDFAKNGISETINILTATPHSSSVKTLAMLGIGSNNYTTIKTVEGNRESIDIIDLEENIKKLNGKPFVLISSAGTVNTADFDDFKAISKLKEKYKFWWHIDAAFGGFAAVSEKYKHLVEGWEGADSITIDCHKWLNVPYESAFYLIKKEHASLQIETFQNSNAPYLGNPLENFNYLNVLPENSRRLRALPVWFSLLAYGKEGFQDIIENSAHLALHFGNELIENGNFELLAPIRLNNVCFTLKGNHNQEKVSEFLTRLNDRGKVFMTPTVYQNRKGIRASFVNWRTTENDVKIIMEELKETILDLEI; this is encoded by the coding sequence ATGAATGCAGTACTTCAGCATGATCTAGATGATATCGAAAATATTCTTAATCAGGCAAAACAACAAGGAATTGACTTTTTGAATAATCTTGAAAACATTCCAACTTCTAAAAAAGAGTCAATTGATCCAACAAGAGATTTAAATGAATCAGGTTTAGGATCATTAGCAACTTTAGAAGAATTTAAAGAACGATTAGCGCCTTTGATGGTTGCTTCTCCAGGACCAAGATATTTAGGTTTTGTAACCGGAGGATCAACACCGGCTTCTCTTGCAGGAGATTGGTTATCTTCGGTTTATGATCAAAATACACAATCTATAAAAGCACAAGGAGGAAATTCGGCATTAATAGAATTTGAAACAATCCATTTATTATTACAATTATTAAGATTGCCAGATTCTTTTTTGGGCGGATTTGTAACTGGCGCAACAATGTCTAATTTTACCTGTTTGGGAGTTGCAAGACAATGGTTCGGGAATCAATTAGGGAAAGATTTTGCCAAAAACGGAATTTCTGAAACCATAAATATTCTGACTGCAACACCACATTCTTCTTCTGTAAAAACGTTGGCAATGTTAGGCATCGGAAGTAATAACTATACCACAATCAAAACTGTTGAAGGCAATCGAGAATCTATAGATATAATTGATTTAGAAGAAAACATTAAAAAGTTAAACGGAAAACCTTTTGTATTGATTTCGAGTGCAGGAACGGTAAATACGGCTGATTTTGATGATTTTAAAGCTATTTCAAAACTAAAAGAAAAATACAAATTCTGGTGGCATATCGACGCTGCTTTTGGTGGATTTGCTGCTGTTTCAGAAAAATACAAACATCTTGTTGAAGGTTGGGAAGGAGCAGACAGTATTACCATTGATTGTCATAAATGGCTAAATGTTCCTTATGAAAGTGCTTTTTATTTGATTAAAAAAGAACATGCAAGTTTACAGATTGAGACTTTTCAGAATTCGAATGCACCTTATTTAGGCAATCCGTTAGAAAATTTTAATTACCTGAATGTATTACCAGAAAACTCACGTCGTTTGCGTGCATTGCCAGTTTGGTTTTCTTTATTAGCTTATGGAAAAGAAGGTTTTCAGGACATTATAGAAAATAGTGCGCACTTGGCTTTGCACTTTGGAAACGAACTTATCGAAAATGGAAATTTTGAACTTCTGGCGCCAATTCGATTGAATAATGTTTGCTTTACTTTAAAAGGAAATCATAATCAGGAAAAAGTAAGTGAGTTTTTGACTCGTTTAAATGATAGAGGAAAAGTATTTATGACGCCAACAGTATATCAAAATCGCAAAGGAATTCGAGCGTCTTTTGTGAATTGGCGCACAACAGAAAATGACGTTAAAATCATAATGGAAGAATTAAAAGAAACAATCTTGGATCTGGAAATATAA
- a CDS encoding TonB-dependent receptor: MHISRLLLLITIFFTSLQGYSQKNKVNLTGVIVTNLGKPAEGVSVALKGTQYATLTNSKGEYKISADAGNYILSVTHVGYKTTEMAIYLKQDGKSTQNITMEEDMAALSEVAVTGKSKVQRAREQAYNITAIDLRKTYNTSADLNQVLNKTTGVRIREYGGLGSAFNFSLNGFSGNQVKFFLDGVPMDSYGSALTLNNIPVNMAERIDVYKGVVPIELGADALGGAVNIVTNKNVSRYVDASYSYGSFNTNRAAVNTRFSGRDGFIANINAFANYSDNDYKVDVSVVDKNTSKFLPEQKYKHFHDGYKSGTIMAEAGFKNKSFADYLLVGFTMAGNKKEIQQGRTMQRVVGQAFTDSESFITSLKFKKSDLFTKGLTLNINSTYALVNNRSVDTSSRVYDWTGNYVYRQFAGANDKGELGNKTIYVYDEANAQVTTNLKYQLNEQHSIAVNYSYLGYKRKATDEYLKVVELGEPTIDKNILGLGYNFSGLDNRLAISGFGKMFDLSTKMISNTISQSTSSTNYGYGATAAYHLTDKFQIKGSYEHTYRLPSATEMLGDGLTINSNIGLKPESSDNANLGLAFITQRNKNQFAAETSLIYREAKDFIREKQDGDKTVFENLQNVQITGIDGVLKYGFKDLLTFEVNGTYQKSLNKNKYKTGTTSPDALYDAQLPNVPIFYGNADLTFNFKNIKYKDDRLSLNVSANYIDAFYLTWPVLGSLDTKKSIPEQFTQNAMVAYSFLNGKYNLAFECRNITDVKVYDYFKVQKPGRAFSVKFRYFLQ; this comes from the coding sequence ATGCACATAAGTAGATTATTGCTCTTGATTACCATTTTTTTTACTTCACTTCAAGGGTATTCGCAAAAAAACAAAGTAAACTTAACCGGGGTTATTGTAACTAATCTAGGAAAACCCGCTGAAGGAGTTTCGGTAGCACTAAAAGGAACGCAATACGCAACTTTGACAAACTCAAAAGGAGAATATAAAATCAGTGCCGATGCAGGTAATTATATTTTGTCTGTTACTCATGTTGGTTACAAGACGACAGAAATGGCAATTTATTTAAAACAAGACGGAAAATCTACTCAGAATATTACAATGGAAGAAGATATGGCCGCTTTAAGCGAAGTTGCTGTAACAGGAAAATCTAAAGTACAACGAGCACGTGAACAGGCGTATAATATTACGGCAATCGATCTGAGAAAGACATACAATACTTCTGCTGATTTAAATCAGGTTTTGAATAAAACTACAGGAGTTCGTATTCGTGAATATGGAGGTTTAGGATCTGCTTTTAACTTTTCTCTGAACGGGTTTTCAGGAAATCAAGTGAAATTTTTTCTGGACGGAGTTCCAATGGATAGTTATGGTTCTGCGCTTACGCTGAATAATATTCCCGTAAATATGGCCGAAAGAATTGATGTTTACAAAGGAGTTGTTCCTATAGAATTAGGTGCAGATGCTTTGGGCGGTGCGGTTAATATTGTTACTAATAAAAATGTAAGCCGTTATGTTGACGCTTCTTACAGTTATGGTTCGTTTAATACGAACAGAGCTGCTGTTAATACCAGATTTTCTGGCAGAGACGGTTTTATTGCGAATATAAACGCGTTTGCAAATTACTCAGACAACGATTATAAAGTAGATGTAAGTGTTGTCGATAAAAACACATCAAAGTTTTTGCCTGAACAAAAATACAAGCACTTTCACGATGGCTATAAATCAGGAACGATAATGGCTGAAGCAGGTTTTAAGAACAAAAGCTTTGCTGATTATTTGCTTGTTGGTTTTACTATGGCCGGAAATAAAAAAGAAATTCAACAAGGCAGAACAATGCAAAGAGTAGTTGGACAAGCTTTTACAGATAGCGAAAGTTTTATTACTTCATTAAAATTTAAAAAAAGCGACCTTTTTACTAAAGGATTAACATTGAACATTAATAGTACTTATGCTTTAGTAAATAATCGTTCAGTAGATACGTCTTCAAGAGTTTATGACTGGACAGGAAATTATGTGTACAGACAATTTGCAGGAGCGAATGATAAAGGCGAATTAGGGAACAAAACGATCTATGTTTATGATGAGGCGAATGCGCAGGTGACAACAAATTTAAAATATCAGCTTAATGAGCAACATTCGATCGCTGTAAATTATTCTTATCTGGGATATAAACGAAAAGCAACCGATGAATATTTGAAAGTAGTAGAACTTGGAGAACCAACTATTGATAAAAACATTTTAGGATTAGGCTATAATTTTAGTGGTTTAGACAATAGATTGGCGATTTCAGGATTTGGAAAAATGTTTGATCTCTCTACCAAAATGATTTCTAATACTATCAGTCAATCTACTTCGTCAACGAATTATGGTTATGGAGCTACGGCAGCGTATCATTTGACAGATAAATTTCAGATAAAAGGATCTTACGAACACACTTATCGTTTGCCATCGGCTACAGAAATGCTTGGAGACGGTTTAACAATAAACAGCAACATAGGATTAAAACCGGAAAGTAGCGATAATGCAAATTTAGGATTGGCATTTATTACTCAAAGAAATAAAAATCAGTTTGCTGCAGAGACAAGTTTGATTTACAGAGAAGCCAAAGATTTTATCCGCGAAAAGCAAGATGGAGATAAAACTGTTTTTGAAAATCTTCAAAACGTACAAATAACTGGTATTGATGGAGTTCTTAAATATGGATTTAAAGATTTACTGACTTTTGAAGTAAACGGAACTTATCAAAAAAGTCTCAATAAAAACAAATACAAAACAGGAACTACGAGTCCGGATGCATTGTATGATGCGCAATTGCCAAACGTTCCAATTTTCTACGGAAATGCTGATTTGACTTTTAATTTCAAAAATATCAAATATAAGGATGACAGACTTTCTCTAAATGTAAGTGCAAATTATATAGATGCTTTTTACCTGACCTGGCCGGTTTTAGGAAGTTTAGATACTAAAAAATCAATTCCGGAGCAATTCACTCAAAATGCAATGGTTGCGTATTCTTTTTTGAACGGAAAATACAATCTGGCTTTTGAATGCCGAAATATTACAGATGTAAAAGTGTACGATTATTTCAAAGTTCAAAAACCCGGACGTGCATTTTCAGTAAAGTTCAGATACTTTCTTCAGTAA
- a CDS encoding DUF4374 domain-containing protein has protein sequence MFVNKFAKCFALAFLSLTIFSCSSDDAPKDDTPAVNGTKYVASYWLADYTQYILDFTSTDQLMTGEISAKGVGIEQDGSCFPANNTFFALSTNDEGSVSFHLNTTGKLVAGDKLAFESSYAVGYTDDKKMINIGATWDGSSSDYELMIYNPTTVSIDGRKFNDFTVSPENKKVLYWPTGAAVSGDKLFVPVYIKDVSDGTNKVLSSDAIVRVYKYPSLEYVTTIKDTRTTAIGMYYTNTGIVQTESGDIYTFSSNARAGGYPVKTVTSGVLRIKKGDAKFDPGYFFDLEASTLKGKVLAAYPLGGEKVFISYIPNDVDAVNAVYSFLNTKTIFKSAILDLSAKTIVAVTGLPDHGGDEFFGLSSMFVENGKAYKSFVTGDQARVYQIDIATGTAKAGALIKEGLYLPAIGKLTY, from the coding sequence ATGTTTGTAAACAAATTCGCAAAATGCTTTGCATTGGCTTTTCTGTCCTTAACTATTTTTTCATGCAGCAGTGATGATGCACCAAAAGACGATACGCCAGCTGTAAATGGTACTAAATATGTTGCCTCTTATTGGTTGGCAGATTATACGCAGTATATATTAGATTTTACTTCTACAGATCAATTAATGACTGGAGAAATTAGTGCAAAAGGAGTAGGAATTGAACAAGACGGAAGTTGTTTTCCTGCAAATAATACATTTTTTGCATTAAGCACAAATGACGAAGGATCAGTTTCATTTCACCTTAATACTACCGGAAAATTAGTAGCCGGAGATAAACTTGCTTTCGAATCATCTTATGCTGTTGGTTATACAGATGATAAAAAAATGATCAATATTGGTGCAACCTGGGATGGTAGTTCATCAGATTATGAATTGATGATTTACAATCCAACAACGGTTTCTATTGATGGAAGAAAATTCAATGATTTTACAGTTTCTCCAGAGAATAAAAAAGTATTATACTGGCCAACCGGAGCTGCAGTTTCCGGAGATAAACTTTTTGTACCGGTTTATATTAAAGATGTTTCTGATGGAACAAACAAAGTATTGTCATCTGATGCTATTGTAAGAGTTTACAAATATCCATCTTTAGAATATGTAACGACAATAAAAGATACGAGAACAACCGCTATCGGAATGTATTATACTAATACAGGAATTGTACAAACGGAGTCAGGAGATATTTATACATTCTCTTCTAATGCTCGTGCTGGTGGATATCCTGTTAAAACTGTTACTTCGGGTGTTTTACGTATTAAAAAAGGAGATGCAAAATTTGATCCAGGTTACTTCTTTGACCTTGAAGCAAGTACTTTAAAAGGAAAAGTTTTGGCTGCATATCCGTTAGGAGGAGAAAAAGTTTTTATCTCTTATATTCCTAATGATGTAGATGCTGTAAATGCAGTATATAGTTTCCTGAATACAAAAACAATTTTTAAATCTGCAATTCTTGATTTATCAGCTAAAACAATTGTAGCTGTTACAGGATTACCTGATCACGGAGGAGATGAATTCTTTGGATTAAGCAGTATGTTTGTTGAAAACGGAAAAGCGTACAAAAGTTTCGTAACAGGCGATCAGGCTCGTGTATATCAAATAGATATTGCAACGGGAACTGCAAAAGCCGGAGCACTTATCAAAGAAGGTCTTTATTTGCCAGCGATTGGTAAATTGACTTACTAA
- a CDS encoding PepSY-associated TM helix domain-containing protein, producing MNIFKSRSSKPPNKGKSRFSKINAWLHLWLGLGSGIIVFIMAITGCILVFEHEIKQLTSPWLNVEAQSPEKLLPPSQIYAAVHKVLPNKEIHGVWYNGLDKSVKVDIESDSLIYVNPYNGKITGMVDHEDFFHIVDEGHRNLWLDREIGSQITAWATFIFFFLLISGLILWFPKKWNKTTRNSSFKIKWDAKFKRLNYDLHNVMGFYALILAVLISFTGLLMSFHWLRESTYWISGGWADEKDKKEQVVSVKKDTLSKQQIDKLAAADFIWKKVRTEIAKENKEAVIIHFPDDPKEDFYACTDMHKGIWRDLYFDSKTLELLPNSQKYINNERFSDWLMRSNYSLHIGAIGGISTKIIYFTASLICASLPITGFYIWWGRKKKQKPKA from the coding sequence ATGAATATTTTTAAAAGCCGTTCCAGTAAACCACCCAATAAAGGAAAATCACGTTTTAGTAAAATCAATGCCTGGCTGCATTTGTGGCTTGGATTGGGTTCCGGAATAATTGTGTTTATTATGGCAATTACAGGTTGCATTTTGGTTTTTGAACACGAAATAAAACAGTTGACATCACCTTGGTTAAATGTTGAAGCTCAAAGTCCGGAGAAATTATTACCGCCTTCTCAAATTTATGCTGCTGTTCATAAAGTTTTACCCAATAAAGAAATTCATGGCGTTTGGTATAATGGTTTAGATAAATCAGTTAAAGTCGATATAGAATCGGATTCGCTGATTTATGTAAATCCTTATAACGGTAAAATCACCGGAATGGTAGATCATGAAGACTTTTTTCATATTGTCGATGAAGGACATCGTAATCTTTGGCTGGATCGAGAAATTGGATCGCAAATAACAGCTTGGGCAACGTTTATTTTCTTCTTTTTGCTTATAAGCGGACTTATACTTTGGTTTCCGAAAAAATGGAATAAAACAACCCGAAATAGTAGTTTTAAAATTAAATGGGATGCCAAATTCAAACGCCTCAATTATGATTTACATAACGTTATGGGATTTTACGCGCTCATTTTGGCGGTGCTTATTTCCTTTACAGGATTATTAATGAGTTTTCACTGGCTTCGCGAAAGTACGTATTGGATCAGCGGAGGTTGGGCAGATGAAAAGGATAAAAAAGAACAAGTTGTTTCTGTTAAAAAAGACACTTTATCCAAACAACAAATAGATAAGTTGGCTGCCGCCGATTTTATTTGGAAGAAAGTGAGAACAGAAATTGCTAAAGAAAACAAAGAAGCTGTAATAATTCATTTTCCAGATGATCCAAAAGAAGATTTTTATGCCTGCACAGATATGCACAAAGGCATTTGGAGAGATTTATATTTTGATTCTAAAACGCTTGAATTACTTCCAAATTCTCAAAAATACATCAACAACGAACGTTTTTCAGATTGGTTAATGCGCTCTAATTATAGCCTTCATATTGGCGCAATAGGAGGAATTTCGACCAAGATTATATATTTCACCGCCAGTTTAATATGCGCGAGTTTACCCATTACAGGATTTTATATTTGGTGGGGAAGAAAGAAAAAACAGAAACCAAAAGCTTAA